A part of Aegilops tauschii subsp. strangulata cultivar AL8/78 chromosome 2, Aet v6.0, whole genome shotgun sequence genomic DNA contains:
- the LOC109775705 gene encoding ricin B-like lectin R40G2 → MGQRSLLTRTAPRSQPTEPITHALLAAKMFGFGHHHKDQAPAASGPNQIFKIYCRASEDYCLAVRDGEVVLAPVNPKDETQHWLKDMRFSTTVKDEEGMPAFALVNKATGLAVKHSIGQSHPVKLVPFNPAYEDASVLWTESKDVGKGFRCIRMVNNTRLNFDALNGDKDHGGVHDGTTVVLWEWCKGDNQCWKIWPWAEAHAAVESGATMGNNAHAMGGGPPVHAVRVFCKAGEDYSLTARNGTVCLAPTNPRDDYQHWIKDMRHSNKIRDEEGYPAFALVNKVTGECIKHSTGQGHPVKLVPYNPAYQDESVLWTESRDVGKGFRCVRMVNNIYLNFDAFHGDKAHGGVHDGTEVVLWKWCEGDNQRWKILPW, encoded by the exons ATGGGGCAGCGCTCTCTCCTCACTCGCACAGCTCCGAGGTCCCAACCAACAGAGCCGATCACACACGCTCTCCTCGCCGCCAAGATGTTCGGGTTCGGGCACCACCACAAGGACCAGGCGCCGGCGGCGTCGGGCCCCAACCAGATCTTCAAGATCTACTGCCGGGCCTCGGAGGACTACTGCCTCGCCGTCCGCGACGGCGAGGTGGTGCTCGCCCCCGTCAACCCCAAGGACGAGACCCAGCACTGGCTCAAGGACATGCGCTTCAGCACCACCGTCAAGGACGAGGAGGGCATGCCGGCCTTCGCGCTCGTCAACAAGGCCACCGGCCTCGCCGTCAAGCACTCCATCGGCCAGTCCCACCCC GTGAAGCTGGTGCCGTTCAACCCGGCGTACGAGGACGCGTCGGTGCTGTGGACGGAGAGCAAGGACGTGGGCAAGGGCTTCCGCTGCATCCGCATggtcaacaacacccgcctcaactTCGACGCCCTCAACGGAGACAAGGACCACGGCGGCGTGCACGACGGCACCACCGTCGTGCTCTGGGAGTGGTGCAAGGGGGACAACCAGTGCTGGAAGATCTGGCCCTGGGCCGAGGCGCACGCCGCCGTCGAGTCCGGCGCCACCATGGGCAACAACGCCCACGCCATGGGCGGCGGCCCCCCCGTGCATGCCGTGCGCGTCTTCTGCAAGGCCGGCGAGGACTACAGCCTCACCGCCCGCAACGGCACCGTCTGCCTCGCCCCCACCAACCCCAGGGACGACTACCAG CACTGGATCAAGGACATGAGGCACAGCAACAAGATCAGGGACGAGGAAGGGTACCCTGCGTTTGCGCTGGTGAACAAGGTCACCGGCGAATGCATCAAGCACTCCACCGGCCAGGGCCACCCC GTGAAGCTGGTGCCGTACAACCCGGCGTACCAGGACGAGTCGGTGCTGTGGACGGAGAGCCGCGACGTGGGCAAGGGCTTCCGCTGCGTCCGCATGGTGAACAACATCTACCTCAACTTCGACGCCTTCCACGGCGACAAGGCCCACGGCGGCGTCCACGACGGCACCGAGGTCGTGCTCTGGAAGTGGTGCGAGGGCGACAACCAGCGCTGGAAGATCCTCCCCTGGT AG
- the LOC109775703 gene encoding ricin B-like lectin R40G2 → MFGHKKHNQPPPPPAGAGYPTASPPMMPQHEPTFKIFCRADEAYCLTIRHDAVVLAPTNPRDEHQHWYKDMRHSTRVSDAEGHPAFALVNKATGLAVKHSLGQSHPVKLIPYNPEYLDESVLWTESNDVGKGFRCIRMVNNLNLSFDALHGDKDHGGVHDGTGVVLWEFCKGENQSWKILPWGADGGYGYGYGGGSSGGQDPYAPPPAYGGGYRPPPAGAEAYPPPHAHGAEAYAPPGAGYGYGNLHRALASESTVRVLCAAGEDYSLTVRNGTVCLAPTNPRDEFQHWVKDMRYSTKIKDEEGYPAFALVNKITGEAIKHSLGQSHPVKLVGYNPEYMDESVLWTESRDVGKGFRCVRMVNNIYLNFDALHGDKDHGGVHDGTEVVLWEWCKGDNQRWKIVPW, encoded by the exons ATGTTCGGGCACAAGAAGCACAAccagcccccgccgccgccggccggtgCCGGCTACCCGACCGCGTCGCCGCCGATGATGCCGCAGCACGAGCCGACGTTCAAGATCTTCTGCCGCGCCGACGAGGCCTACTGCCTCACCATCCGCCACGACGCCGTCGTCCTCGCCCCAACCAACCCCCGCGACGAGCACCAG CACTGGTACAAGGACATGAGGCACAGCACGCGGGTGAGCGACGCGGAGGGCCACCCGGCGTTCGCGCTGGTGAACAAGGCCACCGGGCTGGCCGTCAAGCACTCGCTGGGCCAGTCCCACCCCGTGAAGCTCATCCCCTACAACCCGGAGTACCTGGACGAGTCGGTGCTGTGGACGGAGAGCAACGACGTCGGCAAGGGCTTCCGCTGCATCCGCATGGTCAACAACCTCAACCTCAGCTTCGACGCCCTCCACGGCGATAAGGACCACGGcggcgtgcacgatggcaccgGCGTCGTGCTCTGGGAGTTCTGCAAGGGGGAGAACCAGAGCTGGAAGATCCTGCCCTGGGGCGCCGACGGCGGGTACGGGTACGGGTACGGCGGCGGCTCGTCGGGCGGCCAGGATCCCTACGCGCCTCCGCCTGCGTACGGAGGAGGCTACCGCCCCCCGCCGGCCGGCGCGGAGGCCTACCCGCCGCCGCATGCCCACGGCGCAGAGGCGTACGCGCCGCCGGGCGCAGGGTACGGGTACGGCAACCTGCACCGTGCGCTGGCGTCCGAGTCCACCGTGCGCGTTCTGTGCGCGGCCGGCGAGGACTACAGCCTGACCGTGAGGAACGGCACCGTGTGCCTCGCGCCAACCAACCCCAGAGACGAGTTCCAG CATTGGGTGAAGGACATGAGGTACAGCACCAAGATCAAGGACGAGGAGGGCTACCCTGCGTTCGCCCTGGTGAACAAGATCACCGGCGAAGCCATCAAGCACTCCCTCGGACAGAGCCACCCT GTGAAGCTTGTGGGTTACAACCCGGAGTACATGGACGAGTCGGTGCTATGGACGGAGAGCAGGGACGTGGGCAAGGGCTTCCGCTGCGTCCGCATGGTGAACAACATCTACCTCAACTTCGACGCGCTGCACGGCGACAAGGACCACGGCGGCGTCCACGACGGCACCGAGGTCGTGCTCTGGGAGTGGTGCAAGGGCGACAATCAGCGCTGGAAGATCGTCCCCTGGT AG